From the Panthera leo isolate Ple1 chromosome C1, P.leo_Ple1_pat1.1, whole genome shotgun sequence genome, one window contains:
- the PGD gene encoding 6-phosphogluconate dehydrogenase, decarboxylating, with protein sequence MAQADIALIGLAVMGQNLILNMNDHGFVVCAFNRTVSKVDDFLANEAKGTKVVGAHSLEEMVSKLKKPRRVILLVKAGQAVDDFIEKLVPLLDTGDIIIDGGNSEYRDTTRRCQTLKAKGILFVGSGVSGGEEGARYGPSLMPGGDKEAWPHIKTIFQGIAAKVGTGEPCCDWVGDEGAGHFVKMVHNGIEYGDMQLICEAYHLMKDVLEMGHDEMAKAFEEWNKTELDSFLIEITANILKFQDSDGKHLLPKIRDSAGQKGTGKWTAISALEYGVPVTLIGEAVFARCLSSLKDERVQASQKLKGPQKIQFEGDKKSFLEDIQKALYASKIISYAQGFMLLRQAAMEFGWTLNYGGIALMWRGGCIIRSVFLGKIKDAFDRNPRLQNLLLDDFFKSAVENCQDSWRRTVSTGVRAGIPMPCFTTALSFYDGYRHEMLPANLIQAQRDYFGAHTYELLANPGRFIHTNWTGHGGSVSSSSYNA encoded by the exons ATGGCCCA AGCTGATATTGCACTGATTGGACTGGCTGTCATGGGCCAGAACTTAATTTTGAACATGAATGACCATGGCTTCGTG GTTTGTGCTTTTAATAGGACGGTCTCCAAAGTGGATGATTTCTTGGCCAACGAGGCAAAGGGAACCAAGGTGGTCGGAGCACACTCCTTGGAGGAGATGGTCTCCAAGCTGAAGAAACCGCGGCGCGTCATACTGCTGGTGAAGGCTGGCCAAGCCGTTGATGATTTCATTGAAAAACTG GTACCATTGTTGGACACTGGTGACATCATCATTGATGGAGGAAATTCTGAATACAGGGATACCACA AGACGATGTCAAACCCTCAAGGCCAAGGGAATCCTGTTTGTGGGGAGCGGAGTCAGTGGCGGAGAGGAAGGGGCCCGCTATGGCCCCTCACTTATGCCAGGAGGTGACAAAGAAGCCTG GCCCCACATCAAGACAATCTTCCAAGGCATCGCTGCAAAAGTAGGAACTGGGGAACCGTGCTGTGACTGG GTGGGAGATGAAGGAGCGGGACACTTCGTGAAGATGGTGCACAACGGGATAGAGTACGGGGACATGCAGCTCATCTGTGAGGCCTACCACCTGATGAAAGATGTGCTGGAGATGGGGCACGACGAGATGGCGAAG GCATTTGAGGAATGGAATAAGACCGAGCTCGACTCGTTCCTGATTGAAATCACAGCCAACATCCTCAAGTTCCAAGACAGCGACGGCAAACACCTGCTGCCGAAGATCAGGGACAGCGCAGGGCAGAAGGGCACAGGGAAGTGGACTGCCATCTCGGCCCTGGAGTACGGCGTTCCTGTCACCCTCATCG GAGAGGCAGTTTTTGCTCGGTGCTTATCATCTCTGAAGGACGAGAGGGTTCAAGCCAGCCAAAAGCTGAAGGGTCCCCAAAAGATCCAGTTTGAAGGTGATAAGAAATCATTCCTGGAGGACATTCAGAAG GCCCTGTATGCTTCCAAGATCATCTCATACGCGCAAGGCTTTATGCTGCTGAGACAAGCCGCCATGGAATTCGGCTGGACCCTTAACTACGGTGGCATCGCCCTGATGTGGAGGGGGGGCTGCATCATCAGGAG CGTGTTCCTAGGAAAGATAAAAGACGCATTCGATCGGAACCCACGCCTTCAGAATCTACTACTGGATGACTTTTTTAAGTCTGCTGTTGAAAACTGCCAG GACTCCTGGCGGCGGACGGTGAGCACCGGTGTCCGGGCGGGCATCCCCATGCCCTGTTTCACCACCGCCCTCTCCTTCTACGACGGCTACAGACACGAGATGCTGCCTGCCAACCTTATCCAG GCTCAGCGGGATTACTTCGGGGCTCACACTTACGAACTCTTAGCCAACCCCGGACGGTTCATCCACACCAACTGGACAGGCCACGGTGGCAGCGTGTCATCCTCTTCCTACAATGCCTGA